Proteins co-encoded in one Salvia splendens isolate huo1 chromosome 4, SspV2, whole genome shotgun sequence genomic window:
- the LOC121801336 gene encoding ACT domain-containing protein ACR10-like, with product MGILLDDAVIIRQPEKEEEPTVITVNCPDKTGLGSDLCRIILFFGLTLVRTDVSTDGKWCYIVLWVVGRQNTRWGLLKKRLMEACPSSSLASGILYYAQLQPPKPPHVFLLKFCCLDRSGLLHDVTEVLCELELTIKRVKVSTTPDGKVMDLFFLTDARELLHTKKGKEDTYEHLKGVIGDTMMSCEIEMVGPEITVCCQGTSFLSDAVTQGMFNIDEPRDDSSTALQWPSVAMDNSLSPSHTLLQLVCQDHKGLLYDVMRTLKDYNIQISYGRITTKENTKCEMDLFIMHADGKKIVDPSKQDRLKSRLEMELSRPLRVSLISRGPDTELLVANPVELSGKGRPLVFYDITLALKMLDTPIFSAEIGRYVIRDREWEVYRVLLDEGDVGCVSKEKVEETVWKMLMSWK from the exons atGGGGATACTGCTTGATGATGCTGTGATAATTCGGCAGCCGGAGAAAGAAGAAGAGCCCACTGTTATTACCGTAAATTGCCCCGACAAGACCGGCTTGGGTTCTGATCTCTGCCGCATAATTCTCTTCTTTGGCCTCACTCTTGTCCGAACTG ATGTGTCTACCGACGGAAAATGGTGCTACATAGTGTTGTGGGTGGTGGGCAGGCAGAATACACGGTGGGGTTTGCTGAAGAAGAGATTGATGGAGGCTTGCCCTTCCTCTTCCTTGGCTTCTGGGATTCTCTATTATGCCCAATTGCAACCTCCTAAGCCTCCTCATGTCTTCCTCTTGAAGTTCTGTTGCCTTGACAGATCAGGCCTTTTGCATG ATGTGACGGAGGTTCTTTGTGAGCTCGAGTTGACGATAAAGAGAGTGAAGGTATCGACAACTCCGGATGGGAAAGTGATGGATCTCTTCTTCCTAACAGATGCAAG GGAACTTCTACATACGAAGAAGGGAAAGGAGGACACATACGAACATTTAAAAGGCGTTATTGGGGATACCATGATGAGCTGCGAGATAGAAATGGTTGGTCCTGAAATTACTGTCTGTTGTCAAGGAACCTCGTTTCTTTCAGACGCAGTTACCCAAGGCATGTTCAACATAGACGAACCTCGAGATGACTCCAGTACTGCCCTTCAATGGCCATCGGTCGCCATGGATAATTCATTGAGCCCTTCACACACTCTTCTCCAACTCGTTTGCCAGGATCACAAAGGTCTCTTGTACGATGTTATGCGGACTTTGAAGGATTATAACATCCAG ATTTCGTATGGACGCATCACTACAAAAGAGAACACAAAGTGTGAGATGGACTTGTTTATCATGCACGCTGACGGAAAGAAGATAGTTGACCCGAGCAAGCAGGACAGATTGAAATCTCGCCTAGAGATGGAACTGAGTCGTCCTCTCAGAGTATCCTTGATCAGCCGTGGCCCTGATACTGAGCTGCTCGTTGCGAATCCAGTCGAGTTATCAGGAAAAGGTCGCCCCCTAGTATTCTACGACATTACACTAGCTCTCAAGATGCTTGATACGCCAATCTTTTCG GCTGAAATCGGGAGGTATGTGATTAGGGATCGGGAGTGGGAAGTTTATCGGGTTTTACTTGATGAAGGGGACGTTGGTTGTGTCTCAAAGGAAAAGGTAGAGGAGACGGTTTGGAAGATGTTGATGAGTTGGAAGTAA